In Methanococcoides sp. LMO-2, a single window of DNA contains:
- the ribH gene encoding 6,7-dimethyl-8-ribityllumazine synthase: protein MSDTEPIRLGFVVAEFNRDLTYQMELLGTEHAKFLGAEVIDTILVPGVYDMPLAIKKLCERDDIDAVITIGIVIEGATKHDEIVVQHAARKITDLSLEYDKPVTLGIAGPGMTRMEAHQRVDYAKRAVEAAVKLVRRLK from the coding sequence TTGAGTGATACTGAACCTATTAGATTGGGATTTGTCGTAGCTGAGTTCAACAGGGACCTTACATACCAGATGGAGCTTTTGGGAACAGAGCATGCAAAGTTCCTTGGCGCTGAGGTCATTGACACAATTCTGGTACCTGGCGTTTATGACATGCCTCTTGCTATCAAGAAACTCTGCGAGAGAGATGACATCGATGCTGTGATCACAATTGGTATCGTGATCGAGGGTGCTACAAAGCACGATGAGATCGTTGTTCAGCATGCTGCAAGAAAGATCACCGACCTTTCACTGGAATACGACAAACCTGTGACACTCGGAATTGCAGGACCTGGCATGACACGCATGGAAGCACACCAGCGTGTGGATTATGCAAAGCGTGCAGTCGAAGCTGCAGTAAAGCTTGTCAGACGCCTGAAATAA